From a region of the Takifugu flavidus isolate HTHZ2018 chromosome 18, ASM371156v2, whole genome shotgun sequence genome:
- the drc3 gene encoding dynein regulatory complex subunit 3 isoform X3 codes for MNLLERDADKANVMDVENLLEEAMKELPDEQARKIANEDGLQYSDVHTLELDFRNIIRIDSYRDFKSLAKLYLNNNSIEKIEGLEYLINLKLLDLSSNNIKKIEGLENLRKLEMLLLAKNKISVIENMDTLEELTIFNIGHNCIEHRDNVFYLRRFKKLFTLCLFGNPAFQDDDYTSDITSQFPQLMYLDYKLCRDSTKNQGSGTYRYADDETWCEDLLDPNADEKAKQKKEAQLKLHMDAFVEFLNGSHLFDSMFGDDEAEMLQSEPEVAALFQTYKGQLSQFCNQLFELGLGEQKRREAEVNLFYSGQRQTLRDEQEEISDILTTFEEKHEKKIEELQNLSDAEELAIDIEDFNDEIKEVFNILIGREVELLSGLEDIMALFETNISDMVYTFVMVVQETFSQCRDLESSFYKKISENAQATPDNIGTDSLEVSEEAERLFTGGETLVKKLAVSHDNRLEKLKNREAQLIERLSAWKVDLLKEIKDKHIKQNHFRVTCIYAYIKHFKDQLEELQ; via the exons ATGAATTTATTAGAG AGAGATGCTGATAAAGCAAACGTGATGGATGTGGAAAATCTGCTGGAAGAAGCAATGAAGGAGCTCCCTGATGAACAAGCTCGAAAGATTGCAAATGAGGACGGACTCCAGTACAGTGACGTCCACACACTGGAGCTGGATTTCAGAA acaTCATTCGGATTGACAGCTACAGGGATTTCAAATCGTTGGCCAAGCTTTATTTGAACAACAATAGCATTGAAAAGATTGAAGGCCTAGAATATCTGATTAATCTGAAATTGCTTG ATCTCTCATccaacaacattaaaaaaattgaGGGTCTGGAGAATCTACGAAAGCTTGAAATGCTGCTGTTGGCCAAGAACAAAATATCTGTCATTGAAAACATGGACACGCTGGAGGAACTCACAATCTTCAACATTGGACACAACTGCATTGAACATCGGGACAAT GTTTTCTACCTCAGGCGGTTCAAGAAACTTTTCACCCTCTGCCTGTTTGGAAATCCCGCATTTCAGGATGACGACTACACATCTGACATCACCAGCCAGTTCCCACAGCTGATGTACCTGGACTACAAGCTCTGTCGCGACTCAACA AAAAATCAAGGAAGTGGCACCTATCGATACGCTGATGACGAAACGTGGTGCGAGGACCTGCTCGATCCCAACGCGGATGAAAAAGCTAAGCAGAAGAAGGAAGCTCAGCTTAAGCTACACATG GATGCGTTTGTGGAATTCTTGAATGGGTCGCATCTCTTCGACAGCATGTTCGGCGATGACGAGGCAGAGATGCTACAGTCTGAGCCTGAAGTCGCTGCCCTTTTTCAA ACTTATAAGGGTCAGTTGTCACAGTTCTGCAATCAGTTGTTTGAATTGGGCCTGGGTGAGCAGAAGCggagagaggcagaggtgaaCCTCTTCTACAGCGGTCAGAGACAGACTCTGAGAGATGAGCAGGAGGAAATATCAGATATTTTGACGACGTTTGAGGAGAAACACGAGAAG AAGATAGAAGAGTTGCAGAATTTGTCAGATGCAGAAGAGCTGGCGATTGACATCGAGGACTTCAATGATGAAATTAAGGAAGTCTTCAATATCCTGATTGGACGGGAAGTTGAGCTCCTCAGCGGTCTGGAG GACATCATGGCATTGTTTGAGACCAACATCTCAGACATGGTGTACACCTTCGTGATGGTGGTTCAAG AAACATTCTCCCAGTGTCGAGATCTGGAGAGCAGCTTTTACAAGAAAATATCCGAGAATGCTCaggccacacctgataatatagGAACGGACTCACTGGAGGTGTCCGAAGAGGCTGAAAGA CTGTTCACAGGTGGAGAAACGTTGGTGAAGAAACTGGCGGTCAGCCATGATAACCGCCTGGAAAAGCTCAAGAACCGAGAGGCTCAGCTGATTGAAAGACTCAGCGCCTGGAAAGTGGATCTCCTCAAAGAG ATTAAAGACAAGCACATCAAACAGAACCACTTTCGCGTGACCTGCATCTATGCATATATCAAGCATTTCAAGGACCAGCTGGAGGAACTGCAATAG
- the drc3 gene encoding dynein regulatory complex subunit 3 isoform X1 has translation MRGNMLAKRDADKANVMDVENLLEEAMKELPDEQARKIANEDGLQYSDVHTLELDFRNIIRIDSYRDFKSLAKLYLNNNSIEKIEGLEYLINLKLLDLSSNNIKKIEGLENLRKLEMLLLAKNKISVIENMDTLEELTIFNIGHNCIEHRDNVFYLRRFKKLFTLCLFGNPAFQDDDYTSDITSQFPQLMYLDYKLCRDSTKNQGSGTYRYADDETWCEDLLDPNADEKAKQKKEAQLKLHMDAFVEFLNGSHLFDSMFGDDEAEMLQSEPEVAALFQTYKGQLSQFCNQLFELGLGEQKRREAEVNLFYSGQRQTLRDEQEEISDILTTFEEKHEKKIEELQNLSDAEELAIDIEDFNDEIKEVFNILIGREVELLSGLEDIMALFETNISDMVYTFVMVVQETFSQCRDLESSFYKKISENAQATPDNIGTDSLEVSEEAERLFTGGETLVKKLAVSHDNRLEKLKNREAQLIERLSAWKVDLLKEIKDKHIKQNHFRVTCIYAYIKHFKDQLEELQ, from the exons ATGAGGGGCAACATGCTGGCCAAG AGAGATGCTGATAAAGCAAACGTGATGGATGTGGAAAATCTGCTGGAAGAAGCAATGAAGGAGCTCCCTGATGAACAAGCTCGAAAGATTGCAAATGAGGACGGACTCCAGTACAGTGACGTCCACACACTGGAGCTGGATTTCAGAA acaTCATTCGGATTGACAGCTACAGGGATTTCAAATCGTTGGCCAAGCTTTATTTGAACAACAATAGCATTGAAAAGATTGAAGGCCTAGAATATCTGATTAATCTGAAATTGCTTG ATCTCTCATccaacaacattaaaaaaattgaGGGTCTGGAGAATCTACGAAAGCTTGAAATGCTGCTGTTGGCCAAGAACAAAATATCTGTCATTGAAAACATGGACACGCTGGAGGAACTCACAATCTTCAACATTGGACACAACTGCATTGAACATCGGGACAAT GTTTTCTACCTCAGGCGGTTCAAGAAACTTTTCACCCTCTGCCTGTTTGGAAATCCCGCATTTCAGGATGACGACTACACATCTGACATCACCAGCCAGTTCCCACAGCTGATGTACCTGGACTACAAGCTCTGTCGCGACTCAACA AAAAATCAAGGAAGTGGCACCTATCGATACGCTGATGACGAAACGTGGTGCGAGGACCTGCTCGATCCCAACGCGGATGAAAAAGCTAAGCAGAAGAAGGAAGCTCAGCTTAAGCTACACATG GATGCGTTTGTGGAATTCTTGAATGGGTCGCATCTCTTCGACAGCATGTTCGGCGATGACGAGGCAGAGATGCTACAGTCTGAGCCTGAAGTCGCTGCCCTTTTTCAA ACTTATAAGGGTCAGTTGTCACAGTTCTGCAATCAGTTGTTTGAATTGGGCCTGGGTGAGCAGAAGCggagagaggcagaggtgaaCCTCTTCTACAGCGGTCAGAGACAGACTCTGAGAGATGAGCAGGAGGAAATATCAGATATTTTGACGACGTTTGAGGAGAAACACGAGAAG AAGATAGAAGAGTTGCAGAATTTGTCAGATGCAGAAGAGCTGGCGATTGACATCGAGGACTTCAATGATGAAATTAAGGAAGTCTTCAATATCCTGATTGGACGGGAAGTTGAGCTCCTCAGCGGTCTGGAG GACATCATGGCATTGTTTGAGACCAACATCTCAGACATGGTGTACACCTTCGTGATGGTGGTTCAAG AAACATTCTCCCAGTGTCGAGATCTGGAGAGCAGCTTTTACAAGAAAATATCCGAGAATGCTCaggccacacctgataatatagGAACGGACTCACTGGAGGTGTCCGAAGAGGCTGAAAGA CTGTTCACAGGTGGAGAAACGTTGGTGAAGAAACTGGCGGTCAGCCATGATAACCGCCTGGAAAAGCTCAAGAACCGAGAGGCTCAGCTGATTGAAAGACTCAGCGCCTGGAAAGTGGATCTCCTCAAAGAG ATTAAAGACAAGCACATCAAACAGAACCACTTTCGCGTGACCTGCATCTATGCATATATCAAGCATTTCAAGGACCAGCTGGAGGAACTGCAATAG
- the drc3 gene encoding dynein regulatory complex subunit 3 isoform X2 — protein sequence MEINTNYKRDADKANVMDVENLLEEAMKELPDEQARKIANEDGLQYSDVHTLELDFRNIIRIDSYRDFKSLAKLYLNNNSIEKIEGLEYLINLKLLDLSSNNIKKIEGLENLRKLEMLLLAKNKISVIENMDTLEELTIFNIGHNCIEHRDNVFYLRRFKKLFTLCLFGNPAFQDDDYTSDITSQFPQLMYLDYKLCRDSTKNQGSGTYRYADDETWCEDLLDPNADEKAKQKKEAQLKLHMDAFVEFLNGSHLFDSMFGDDEAEMLQSEPEVAALFQTYKGQLSQFCNQLFELGLGEQKRREAEVNLFYSGQRQTLRDEQEEISDILTTFEEKHEKKIEELQNLSDAEELAIDIEDFNDEIKEVFNILIGREVELLSGLEDIMALFETNISDMVYTFVMVVQETFSQCRDLESSFYKKISENAQATPDNIGTDSLEVSEEAERLFTGGETLVKKLAVSHDNRLEKLKNREAQLIERLSAWKVDLLKEIKDKHIKQNHFRVTCIYAYIKHFKDQLEELQ from the exons atggaaataaatacaaattacaAG AGAGATGCTGATAAAGCAAACGTGATGGATGTGGAAAATCTGCTGGAAGAAGCAATGAAGGAGCTCCCTGATGAACAAGCTCGAAAGATTGCAAATGAGGACGGACTCCAGTACAGTGACGTCCACACACTGGAGCTGGATTTCAGAA acaTCATTCGGATTGACAGCTACAGGGATTTCAAATCGTTGGCCAAGCTTTATTTGAACAACAATAGCATTGAAAAGATTGAAGGCCTAGAATATCTGATTAATCTGAAATTGCTTG ATCTCTCATccaacaacattaaaaaaattgaGGGTCTGGAGAATCTACGAAAGCTTGAAATGCTGCTGTTGGCCAAGAACAAAATATCTGTCATTGAAAACATGGACACGCTGGAGGAACTCACAATCTTCAACATTGGACACAACTGCATTGAACATCGGGACAAT GTTTTCTACCTCAGGCGGTTCAAGAAACTTTTCACCCTCTGCCTGTTTGGAAATCCCGCATTTCAGGATGACGACTACACATCTGACATCACCAGCCAGTTCCCACAGCTGATGTACCTGGACTACAAGCTCTGTCGCGACTCAACA AAAAATCAAGGAAGTGGCACCTATCGATACGCTGATGACGAAACGTGGTGCGAGGACCTGCTCGATCCCAACGCGGATGAAAAAGCTAAGCAGAAGAAGGAAGCTCAGCTTAAGCTACACATG GATGCGTTTGTGGAATTCTTGAATGGGTCGCATCTCTTCGACAGCATGTTCGGCGATGACGAGGCAGAGATGCTACAGTCTGAGCCTGAAGTCGCTGCCCTTTTTCAA ACTTATAAGGGTCAGTTGTCACAGTTCTGCAATCAGTTGTTTGAATTGGGCCTGGGTGAGCAGAAGCggagagaggcagaggtgaaCCTCTTCTACAGCGGTCAGAGACAGACTCTGAGAGATGAGCAGGAGGAAATATCAGATATTTTGACGACGTTTGAGGAGAAACACGAGAAG AAGATAGAAGAGTTGCAGAATTTGTCAGATGCAGAAGAGCTGGCGATTGACATCGAGGACTTCAATGATGAAATTAAGGAAGTCTTCAATATCCTGATTGGACGGGAAGTTGAGCTCCTCAGCGGTCTGGAG GACATCATGGCATTGTTTGAGACCAACATCTCAGACATGGTGTACACCTTCGTGATGGTGGTTCAAG AAACATTCTCCCAGTGTCGAGATCTGGAGAGCAGCTTTTACAAGAAAATATCCGAGAATGCTCaggccacacctgataatatagGAACGGACTCACTGGAGGTGTCCGAAGAGGCTGAAAGA CTGTTCACAGGTGGAGAAACGTTGGTGAAGAAACTGGCGGTCAGCCATGATAACCGCCTGGAAAAGCTCAAGAACCGAGAGGCTCAGCTGATTGAAAGACTCAGCGCCTGGAAAGTGGATCTCCTCAAAGAG ATTAAAGACAAGCACATCAAACAGAACCACTTTCGCGTGACCTGCATCTATGCATATATCAAGCATTTCAAGGACCAGCTGGAGGAACTGCAATAG